One genomic region from Effusibacillus lacus encodes:
- a CDS encoding ABC transporter ATP-binding protein, translating to MHSDSAKQCAVEGVSLAFPDAPERKVLDQIHLSIRKGESVLLLGPSGSGKSTLGYVLGGLIPRSIEAVVTGNVRVEGRVGMLFQDPEAQFCMLTAEDEIAFGLENIRIPRREMETRIDAALERFGLMSWKRRNSAEMSGGMKQKLAMACLLAMEPDIYIFDEPTANLDPASTRDVLRAIRELKQTESKTLLIIEHKVEGVIDWVDRAVLLGPDGRLLDEGMPGEVFRRRQAEIRAYGIWQPTLWKWSSRLNPTAPFPTTTKQFVDAVDSGQVPQLVELLDRETGALTAASPAAASLQDLDPIGKVPLFRAENASFSYGKGHKVWGPISFDINAGEWVAIVGPNGCGKSTLLSALMGLRNLSEGTIRLKERPLDSYSGREISQLLGFVFQNPEHQFITDTVWQEVAFGTGAPTNPEVKERVRETLVDLGLIHAANANPFSLSQGEKRRLSVATTLLSSHEALLLDEPTFGQDAHTAFELEEKLADLHQQGRTLIMVTHDMELVARRAQKVLVLAGGNLLYCGHPADLFRMEESEDSAAAEASGLLRTANLELPLAFKVRALLERKGGLLHAGLAAGEPVR from the coding sequence ATGCATTCTGATTCTGCGAAACAGTGTGCGGTTGAGGGAGTAAGCCTTGCATTCCCGGATGCACCGGAGCGAAAAGTGCTGGATCAGATCCATCTGTCCATCCGCAAGGGGGAATCGGTCCTGCTGCTTGGACCAAGCGGGTCGGGAAAGAGTACACTCGGATATGTTCTGGGTGGCTTGATTCCTCGCTCCATAGAAGCGGTTGTCACCGGCAACGTGCGGGTGGAAGGACGGGTGGGCATGCTGTTTCAGGACCCCGAGGCCCAGTTCTGTATGCTGACGGCTGAAGATGAGATTGCCTTCGGATTGGAAAACATCCGCATTCCCCGTCGGGAAATGGAAACTCGTATCGATGCGGCCTTGGAACGGTTTGGCCTGATGTCCTGGAAGCGCCGGAATTCAGCTGAGATGTCCGGCGGCATGAAGCAGAAGCTGGCGATGGCCTGTTTGCTGGCAATGGAGCCGGACATCTATATCTTCGACGAGCCGACGGCCAATCTGGATCCGGCTTCGACCCGGGATGTATTGCGGGCCATTCGGGAATTGAAGCAAACCGAAAGCAAGACCCTGCTGATCATTGAACACAAGGTGGAAGGGGTCATCGATTGGGTCGATCGGGCTGTGCTGCTGGGGCCGGACGGGAGACTTCTTGATGAAGGAATGCCAGGGGAAGTGTTTCGCCGGAGGCAGGCAGAGATTCGGGCCTATGGCATCTGGCAGCCGACACTTTGGAAGTGGTCGAGCCGGTTGAATCCGACGGCTCCTTTTCCAACAACGACGAAGCAGTTCGTGGATGCGGTTGATTCGGGGCAGGTACCGCAGCTGGTGGAGCTGTTGGACCGGGAGACAGGTGCTTTGACTGCTGCCAGCCCGGCAGCTGCATCTCTTCAGGATTTGGATCCGATTGGGAAAGTGCCCCTGTTTCGAGCTGAGAATGCCTCTTTCTCATACGGGAAAGGCCATAAAGTGTGGGGGCCGATCAGTTTTGACATAAACGCGGGAGAATGGGTTGCGATTGTGGGGCCCAATGGATGCGGCAAAAGCACGCTGCTTTCCGCCCTCATGGGGTTACGGAACCTGTCGGAAGGCACGATCCGGCTAAAGGAACGACCGCTGGATTCGTACTCGGGCCGGGAGATTTCGCAACTGTTGGGATTCGTATTTCAAAATCCGGAGCACCAGTTCATCACCGATACGGTCTGGCAGGAAGTGGCGTTTGGGACCGGCGCTCCAACGAATCCGGAGGTCAAGGAACGGGTTCGCGAAACGCTTGTTGACCTTGGGCTGATTCATGCGGCAAACGCCAATCCTTTCTCTCTCAGCCAGGGGGAAAAGCGCCGGTTGAGTGTTGCCACCACACTCCTGTCTTCTCATGAAGCGCTGTTGCTGGATGAACCCACCTTTGGCCAGGATGCCCATACTGCCTTCGAACTGGAGGAAAAATTGGCCGATCTCCACCAGCAGGGTCGGACCCTCATCATGGTCACCCACGACATGGAACTGGTGGCCCGGCGGGCACAGAAAGTGTTGGTGCTGGCTGGTGGGAACCTTCTCTATTGCGGTCATCCGGCAGACCTGTTCCGGATGGAAGAATCGGAGGATTCTGCAGCGGCCGAAGCGTCAGGTTTGTTGAGGACCGCCAATCTGGAGCTGCCGCTCGCTTTCAAGG
- a CDS encoding enoyl-CoA hydratase/isomerase family protein produces MEFQNILANVEQGLGIITINRPAVRNALNMETVSEMRTVLQAWKTDPEVQVVVFTGSGEKSFAAGADISQLRERTLFDALESQMQSFYRELELYEKPTIAAINGFALGGGCELALACDIRIASTHAKMGLPELNLGIIPGAGGTQRLARLVGRGKAVEMILTGSFVDAEEARTIGLVTQVAPPDQLMAAVRKTADAILGKGPLAVRLAKLAIQTGLETDLHTGLVIEKLAQAILFTSEDKREGTTAFLEKRKPNFQGK; encoded by the coding sequence ATGGAGTTTCAAAATATCTTGGCCAACGTCGAACAAGGTCTTGGCATCATTACCATTAACCGGCCGGCTGTGCGAAACGCGCTCAATATGGAAACAGTTAGCGAGATGCGGACAGTATTGCAGGCTTGGAAAACCGACCCGGAAGTGCAAGTGGTCGTATTTACCGGTTCGGGGGAGAAATCCTTTGCTGCAGGTGCGGATATTTCCCAATTGCGGGAGCGCACCCTGTTTGATGCTCTGGAGTCCCAGATGCAATCGTTTTATCGGGAACTGGAGCTCTATGAAAAGCCGACCATTGCCGCCATCAACGGCTTTGCATTGGGTGGGGGGTGTGAACTGGCCCTGGCCTGCGATATTCGAATCGCCAGCACTCATGCGAAAATGGGATTGCCTGAGCTGAATCTGGGGATTATCCCGGGCGCCGGCGGAACCCAGCGCCTGGCAAGACTTGTCGGCAGGGGGAAAGCGGTGGAAATGATCCTGACCGGCTCGTTTGTGGATGCGGAAGAAGCCAGAACCATCGGACTCGTCACACAAGTCGCCCCTCCCGATCAACTGATGGCGGCAGTGCGGAAAACGGCGGACGCCATACTCGGCAAAGGGCCGTTGGCCGTTCGTCTGGCGAAACTCGCAATTCAAACCGGACTCGAGACGGACCTTCATACCGGTTTGGTCATTGAGAAACTGGCACAGGCTATTTTGTTTACAAGCGAAGACAAGCGGGAAGGAACCACAGCTTTTTTGGAAAAGAGAAAGCCGAATTTCCAAGGCAAATAA
- a CDS encoding PaaI family thioesterase, with amino-acid sequence MSDPKLLQELREYFSEVPFWRHVGIVIEEVEEGRSVLSLKVEQYHLNGNMTVHGGVYATLLDNAMGLASRAAAGRFQATTHMNVHFLAAVDQGTIYARGRIVHRTKRTVTTEAIVETEDGTLLAMATGTFRVFQEE; translated from the coding sequence ATGTCAGATCCGAAACTGTTGCAAGAATTAAGGGAGTACTTTTCGGAAGTGCCTTTTTGGCGGCATGTCGGGATTGTGATCGAAGAAGTGGAAGAAGGCCGTTCGGTTCTTTCGCTGAAGGTCGAGCAGTACCATTTGAACGGCAACATGACGGTTCACGGGGGTGTGTACGCCACATTGCTGGACAACGCCATGGGGTTGGCCTCAAGGGCTGCCGCCGGACGGTTTCAGGCGACAACTCACATGAACGTTCATTTCCTGGCGGCGGTTGATCAGGGAACCATCTACGCCCGTGGAAGAATCGTTCACCGAACCAAACGAACCGTCACAACGGAAGCGATTGTAGAAACGGAAGACGGAACTCTGCTCGCCATGGCGACCGGGACGTTCCGGGTTTTTCAGGAAGAGTGA
- a CDS encoding Ger(x)C family spore germination protein, with the protein MGKNKILLLLTAVLGLTFPVGCWDRVEIEERGFVMAIGLDMAEEANDGQPEEKSDQKKLPQLEATYQVAIPANLQTGGGSGGTGGGEGSGGKSEGKAFMNLTIKGDALFKTVRLAGTRSSRTLYFEHNKLVVIGEELAKTGYLPNVIDMLLRDHEMRRRMKVVVVQGKAKEALNARPVQEKLNSEYLDSLTENFQRTPRMPKEMTIGDLSENLNGKSSFVLQRAIPYKDEVKIVGAAVMHGHDNKLVGWLTGEETEGLSWVTGKMKGGITVAELPSGERVVYEIRRVKTKVIPVVKGGKYHFTIRIDAEGSIGESWAQRDLMDAQFVKEVEQATREQIQRLTSKTFDKLQKELKADVIGLGEELSRKQPKLWEQIKNDWDHGKYYFGNAEIHVEANVQVRFRGVISKVEKSG; encoded by the coding sequence ATGGGGAAAAATAAGATTTTGCTCCTTCTGACAGCTGTTCTAGGACTCACTTTCCCGGTAGGCTGCTGGGACCGTGTTGAGATCGAAGAACGCGGTTTTGTGATGGCGATTGGACTGGATATGGCTGAGGAAGCAAATGACGGACAGCCGGAGGAAAAATCAGACCAGAAGAAGCTTCCGCAACTGGAAGCAACGTATCAAGTTGCCATCCCTGCCAATCTGCAAACCGGCGGCGGCTCCGGTGGAACGGGAGGAGGCGAAGGAAGTGGTGGAAAATCGGAAGGAAAGGCTTTCATGAACCTGACGATAAAGGGAGATGCGCTGTTTAAGACCGTCAGGTTAGCTGGAACCCGCAGCAGTCGTACGTTGTATTTCGAACATAACAAACTGGTGGTTATTGGGGAGGAACTGGCCAAAACCGGCTATCTGCCGAATGTGATCGATATGCTGTTGAGGGATCATGAGATGCGTCGGCGCATGAAAGTCGTGGTTGTGCAGGGAAAAGCGAAAGAAGCTTTAAATGCAAGGCCTGTCCAGGAAAAACTGAACAGTGAATATCTGGACTCACTGACGGAGAATTTCCAAAGAACGCCACGGATGCCCAAAGAGATGACAATTGGCGATCTCTCGGAAAATCTGAACGGGAAGTCGAGCTTTGTCCTGCAGCGGGCTATCCCCTACAAGGATGAGGTCAAGATCGTTGGAGCTGCCGTCATGCATGGCCATGACAATAAATTGGTCGGATGGCTGACAGGAGAAGAAACGGAAGGTCTTTCCTGGGTAACCGGCAAGATGAAAGGGGGCATTACTGTCGCTGAACTGCCGTCCGGCGAACGGGTTGTATATGAAATCCGGAGGGTGAAAACTAAAGTGATACCTGTGGTCAAAGGAGGAAAGTACCATTTTACTATTCGGATCGACGCGGAGGGTTCAATAGGTGAGAGTTGGGCGCAGCGGGACCTAATGGATGCACAATTCGTCAAAGAGGTGGAACAGGCAACCCGGGAGCAGATCCAGCGACTGACTTCAAAAACGTTTGACAAATTGCAGAAAGAACTGAAGGCGGATGTAATCGGGCTTGGAGAAGAGTTGTCCCGCAAACAACCAAAACTGTGGGAGCAGATCAAAAACGATTGGGACCACGGGAAATATTACTTTGGTAACGCGGAGATCCACGTTGAGGCAAATGTGCAAGTACGTTTCCGGGGAGTGATCTCAAAAGTTGAGAAGAGCGGCTAG
- a CDS encoding ECF transporter S component, which produces MKNWNMREIVIMVVLSIVCGIVYMPWGNVWLGLNGVFGPAGGEAVYGLWFVASVLVAYIVRKPGAAFTAEMVAALAELMLGSQFGPQMLISAAIQGALSELAFALFGYRKYTVPVLLLAGIFPAAGSFVYEFAKASLETMSTGMLIAAFCIRLVSGAILAGLLGKAVADLLARTGVLNGYAIIRDTRNNSNAF; this is translated from the coding sequence ATGAAAAATTGGAACATGCGTGAAATCGTAATTATGGTGGTGCTGTCGATCGTTTGCGGAATTGTGTATATGCCCTGGGGGAATGTATGGCTCGGGTTGAACGGGGTGTTTGGCCCTGCTGGCGGCGAGGCTGTCTATGGTTTGTGGTTTGTGGCAAGCGTACTGGTAGCCTACATTGTGCGCAAACCGGGGGCTGCTTTCACGGCGGAGATGGTGGCCGCTCTGGCAGAATTGATGTTGGGAAGCCAGTTTGGTCCCCAGATGTTGATATCGGCGGCCATTCAAGGCGCATTGTCCGAGTTGGCGTTTGCATTGTTCGGGTATCGCAAGTATACCGTACCCGTATTGCTGCTGGCTGGAATTTTTCCGGCAGCAGGCAGTTTCGTCTACGAATTTGCCAAAGCTTCCCTTGAAACCATGAGCACCGGCATGCTGATTGCGGCTTTCTGCATCCGCTTGGTGAGCGGCGCCATCCTGGCCGGATTGCTTGGCAAAGCGGTGGCTGACCTGCTGGCGCGTACGGGGGTATTAAACGGCTATGCAATCATCCGGGATACACGAAACAATTCGAATGCATTCTGA
- a CDS encoding aromatic acid exporter family protein — MTHLVKLFLGARVVKTSIAAGLALYLASFLHYPGYTYAALIAVLATQKSLTRSFGLAKYQVFSSFIGTLGGNLAAYYFGTHPFIGAVLVYALFIIHLRLGWRDTILISIVTALNSFSTFEGELVVHASKQMSIVLIGIGCSIIVNLMAVPRYEHKLEELLNRSEGMLRGLFYMILNDLDRFDQRMSKQDFARQVKEVRTYIQEARHYAELMFEDQRFYPIKGRETQQAIRTLRQMELLSNHLLRLNETLEKVEIWVEPIPWVSRLLNVVLLAQARVFHGRPAHFSLIDRAIGNLDQLFERMDLPKNRLEFTTRASLLHFYMNLKSYYEDLKGICGLSPKP, encoded by the coding sequence ATGACACATTTGGTAAAATTATTCTTGGGCGCTCGTGTGGTCAAAACCTCAATCGCGGCAGGACTTGCCCTCTATTTGGCCTCCTTCTTGCACTATCCCGGGTACACCTATGCCGCGTTGATTGCCGTATTGGCTACGCAGAAATCGCTGACCCGATCCTTCGGATTGGCCAAATACCAGGTTTTTTCCTCATTTATCGGCACTTTGGGCGGTAACCTGGCGGCTTATTATTTCGGCACCCACCCTTTTATTGGCGCGGTGCTGGTTTATGCTTTGTTTATCATTCATTTGCGGCTGGGTTGGCGGGATACCATTCTTATTTCAATTGTCACGGCCTTAAACTCTTTCTCCACTTTCGAAGGAGAGTTGGTGGTGCATGCCAGCAAACAGATGTCCATTGTCCTGATCGGAATCGGATGTTCCATCATCGTCAATTTGATGGCGGTTCCCCGTTATGAGCACAAACTTGAGGAACTGCTCAACCGGTCTGAGGGCATGCTGCGGGGATTGTTTTACATGATTCTGAACGATCTGGATCGATTTGACCAGAGGATGTCCAAACAGGACTTTGCCCGGCAGGTGAAAGAGGTTCGCACTTATATTCAAGAGGCGCGTCATTATGCGGAACTGATGTTTGAGGATCAAAGGTTTTATCCAATCAAAGGACGGGAAACCCAACAAGCGATCCGAACCCTCCGGCAGATGGAACTGTTAAGCAATCATCTCCTCCGATTGAACGAAACGCTGGAAAAGGTGGAAATTTGGGTGGAACCAATCCCCTGGGTTAGCCGTTTGCTGAATGTTGTGCTGCTTGCACAGGCAAGGGTGTTTCATGGCAGGCCAGCCCATTTTTCGCTGATTGACCGGGCGATTGGAAATTTGGATCAATTGTTCGAGCGGATGGACCTGCCGAAAAATCGTTTGGAATTCACGACCAGGGCGTCCTTGCTCCATTTCTACATGAATCTAAAATCCTATTATGAGGACTTGAAAGGGATTTGCGGGCTGTCCCCAAAGCCATGA
- a CDS encoding lysylphosphatidylglycerol synthase transmembrane domain-containing protein, which produces MNHIPSSSTPAASKTSSKARWLILLITLAMLGWFVYSRRGDLALLPQYLRQVTVGNLAELASLEFLFLALAAQSNRLVYRSIGVNNSLLEQLQLLVAASTVERLLPSGGAAGMSSYVWLAHGRGIPVSESIRMTATTFVMGYLQIVPLLIVPLFWIDSYNFPFNEAVVLVVVSAGFVILAAGLALLIGSQRFLDWISNLQFVSRFPRVIASLVAGRDHVRFSWRNRRELLPPLLLLWSLYPVRIAMLEACFSAFHTQVSLPLLWAGYSLTILISFLTFLPTTLGVFELSMVGTFALLGVPTDLATAVTLLYRAFTYWLPVPLGLLAWWNLRRRVVSSEYRNQ; this is translated from the coding sequence TTGAACCACATACCATCTTCCAGCACTCCGGCTGCAAGCAAAACCTCTTCCAAAGCAAGATGGCTTATCTTACTGATTACCCTTGCAATGCTTGGGTGGTTTGTTTATTCCAGACGCGGTGATCTTGCCCTGCTGCCCCAATATTTGCGACAGGTTACAGTTGGGAACCTTGCCGAACTGGCTTCCCTGGAGTTCCTCTTTCTGGCTTTGGCGGCTCAATCCAACCGGCTCGTCTACCGGTCAATCGGCGTCAACAATTCGTTGTTGGAGCAATTGCAATTGCTGGTGGCAGCCAGTACGGTCGAACGTCTGCTGCCAAGCGGGGGAGCGGCCGGCATGAGTTCCTATGTGTGGCTGGCCCATGGAAGAGGAATCCCTGTATCCGAATCCATCAGGATGACGGCCACCACTTTTGTCATGGGGTATCTGCAAATTGTGCCGCTCTTGATAGTCCCGCTGTTCTGGATTGACTCCTATAACTTTCCTTTCAACGAAGCGGTGGTTCTGGTGGTTGTTTCCGCCGGCTTTGTAATCTTGGCAGCCGGCCTGGCCCTGTTGATTGGTTCTCAACGTTTTCTTGATTGGATAAGCAATCTTCAGTTTGTTTCCCGGTTTCCCAGGGTGATTGCATCGCTCGTTGCAGGTCGTGATCATGTCAGGTTCAGTTGGCGCAACCGGCGGGAGCTTCTGCCTCCACTTCTCTTATTGTGGAGCTTGTACCCGGTCAGGATCGCGATGCTGGAGGCCTGTTTTTCCGCCTTCCATACACAGGTTTCCCTGCCGCTTCTTTGGGCAGGGTACAGTTTGACAATTCTTATTTCCTTTTTGACCTTCCTCCCCACGACACTGGGAGTGTTCGAACTCTCGATGGTGGGAACCTTTGCCCTGTTGGGAGTTCCTACCGATCTGGCGACAGCCGTCACCTTGTTGTACCGGGCGTTTACCTATTGGCTGCCCGTGCCGTTGGGATTGTTGGCCTGGTGGAACCTGCGAAGGAGAGTGGTTTCCTCTGAATACCGAAATCAGTAA
- a CDS encoding MFS transporter, whose translation MSTLAGTAPTYRKLLWIAGIGWLFDAMDVGLASFVFAALKVDWKLAPEQISWLGSINGIGMAVGALLAGVMADRIGRKPIFILTLLMFSMASGLSALATGFAMLALLRFLIGMGLGGELPVASTLVSESVPAGERGKVVVLLESFWAGGWILSALVGFYVIPKYGWQVAMLVGAVPALYAVYLRWSLPDSPRLQAPAMRERRSVWQNMTAVWSREYARRTFMLWILWFCVVFSYYGIFLWLPTVMTMKGFGLIKSFQYVLIMTLAQLPGYFSAAWLIERMGRKFVLVTYLAATAISAYAFGYATSIAGLLTAGILLSFFNLGAWGALYAYTPEQYPTRFRTTGAGMAAAFGRVGGILGPLVIGYLAAAKVSFPVIFGIFFGVTLVGALAVLVLGRETRAEELVD comes from the coding sequence ATGAGCACGTTGGCAGGTACTGCGCCAACTTACAGGAAACTGCTGTGGATTGCCGGAATCGGCTGGTTGTTTGACGCAATGGATGTAGGGCTGGCATCGTTCGTGTTCGCGGCTTTGAAAGTCGACTGGAAGTTGGCTCCCGAACAAATCAGCTGGTTGGGAAGCATCAACGGCATTGGAATGGCTGTCGGAGCGTTGTTGGCTGGCGTGATGGCAGACCGGATCGGACGGAAGCCGATATTCATTCTGACACTCTTGATGTTCAGCATGGCCAGCGGACTTTCGGCACTGGCTACAGGGTTTGCCATGCTGGCCCTGCTTCGTTTCCTTATTGGGATGGGGCTTGGCGGTGAATTGCCGGTTGCATCCACGCTGGTATCGGAGAGCGTGCCAGCTGGGGAGAGGGGTAAAGTGGTGGTTCTGCTTGAAAGCTTCTGGGCGGGCGGCTGGATTCTTTCCGCACTTGTCGGTTTCTATGTCATTCCCAAGTATGGCTGGCAAGTTGCGATGCTTGTTGGGGCGGTTCCTGCCCTTTATGCGGTCTACCTGCGCTGGAGCCTGCCCGACTCCCCGCGACTGCAAGCACCTGCCATGCGGGAGAGACGGTCTGTATGGCAGAACATGACTGCCGTCTGGTCCCGTGAATATGCCCGTCGCACGTTTATGCTCTGGATTCTGTGGTTTTGCGTGGTGTTTTCCTATTACGGCATCTTCTTGTGGCTCCCGACTGTGATGACGATGAAAGGGTTTGGGCTGATCAAGAGCTTCCAATATGTGCTGATCATGACCCTGGCCCAACTTCCGGGTTATTTCAGCGCTGCCTGGTTGATTGAGCGCATGGGCCGCAAGTTTGTGCTCGTCACCTACCTTGCAGCCACAGCCATAAGCGCCTATGCTTTCGGCTACGCAACCTCCATTGCCGGCTTGCTGACAGCCGGAATTCTGTTATCTTTCTTTAATCTTGGCGCCTGGGGTGCGCTCTACGCGTATACCCCGGAACAGTATCCGACCCGATTCCGGACCACCGGTGCCGGAATGGCTGCCGCTTTCGGCCGGGTAGGCGGAATTCTGGGACCGCTGGTGATTGGGTATCTTGCGGCTGCAAAAGTATCGTTTCCCGTCATTTTCGGCATTTTCTTTGGAGTCACTCTGGTGGGTGCCCTGGCGGTTCTGGTGTTGGGCCGGGAAACCCGTGCGGAAGAACTGGTGGACTGA
- a CDS encoding zinc-dependent alcohol dehydrogenase family protein, with protein MKAAVLEELKKPLVVREVQDPELAPDGAIIRVEANGVCRSDWHAWVGDWDWIGIQLPLPHVLGHEFTGVVEEVGRDVKHFRKGDRVIVPFSQGDGTCAQCKSGHQNICDHIVMPGFSYWGGFGRYVHIPNADVNLVNLPDGVGLVEAAGMGCRFMTAFHGVVDQAKVRPGEWVAVHGCGGVGLSAVQIATAMGANVIAVDIGDDKLEFARKLGAVATVNAQKEVAPEAIKEITKGGAHVSIDALGVAATCQSSLLGLRKRGRHLQIGLTTREAQGMIALPIDLIVLFELEIVGSLGMQASRYPEMLQMVEKGKLRPGDLVTNTISLEEVSDILASMTEYGNVGVTVVDKW; from the coding sequence ATGAAGGCGGCTGTACTTGAAGAACTGAAGAAACCACTGGTTGTGCGGGAAGTGCAGGATCCGGAATTGGCACCTGACGGAGCCATCATCAGGGTGGAAGCCAACGGAGTTTGCCGCAGCGACTGGCATGCGTGGGTAGGAGATTGGGACTGGATCGGCATTCAACTCCCGCTGCCGCATGTGCTGGGACATGAATTTACAGGTGTTGTGGAGGAAGTGGGACGGGATGTAAAGCACTTCCGCAAAGGGGACAGGGTGATCGTTCCTTTCAGCCAGGGGGACGGCACTTGTGCCCAGTGCAAGTCGGGTCACCAAAACATCTGCGATCACATTGTGATGCCCGGGTTCTCCTATTGGGGCGGTTTCGGCCGCTATGTCCACATTCCGAACGCGGATGTCAATCTGGTGAATCTGCCCGACGGAGTGGGATTAGTGGAAGCTGCAGGCATGGGCTGCCGGTTCATGACCGCTTTTCATGGAGTTGTGGATCAGGCCAAAGTTCGCCCCGGGGAATGGGTGGCGGTACATGGATGCGGCGGGGTAGGCCTGTCGGCTGTGCAAATTGCGACTGCGATGGGAGCCAATGTCATTGCTGTCGACATCGGGGATGACAAGCTGGAGTTTGCGCGGAAGTTGGGGGCTGTTGCAACAGTCAACGCCCAAAAGGAAGTGGCACCCGAGGCCATCAAGGAGATTACAAAAGGCGGAGCACATGTATCGATTGATGCTCTGGGGGTCGCTGCCACTTGCCAGTCCTCCCTTCTAGGCTTGCGGAAACGGGGGCGCCATCTGCAAATCGGGTTAACCACCCGGGAAGCACAAGGAATGATCGCTTTGCCGATTGATTTGATTGTGCTGTTTGAGTTGGAAATTGTGGGATCCTTGGGGATGCAGGCATCCAGATACCCCGAAATGCTGCAAATGGTGGAAAAAGGCAAATTGCGCCCCGGGGATCTGGTGACAAATACGATCTCTCTGGAGGAAGTCAGCGATATACTGGCTTCGATGACGGAGTATGGCAATGTTGGAGTGACTGTTGTAGACAAGTGGTGA
- a CDS encoding patatin-like phospholipase family protein: MTDSNQIRKQTEVGDVNELCKEKAAESANGLPKEKVFGSDNKPRRVGLALAGGGVSGSAGIGVIQALEEAGITVTHVAGTSSGAMVAALYAYGYSVEDMKLAMPRFSKRHLDYNWKAILAKILMRRPYLDGWIKGERLQSLITELTDGQPLSALRVPCGIVATELRTGQPVVFSQEPVPGYRTESDITIAQAVLASCSIPVIFQPVRWNGYILTDGGVSLNCPVRLVRALGAERVIAVDTVTAFANSDVGQLRSGLSIFAHVINLNLRDQMAHEHQYADLSLHPHVGYVGALDFHKVEQCVEAGYHYARERMDEILTAI; the protein is encoded by the coding sequence GTGACAGACAGCAACCAAATTCGCAAGCAGACGGAAGTGGGAGACGTCAACGAACTTTGTAAGGAGAAGGCTGCGGAAAGCGCTAACGGACTTCCCAAGGAGAAAGTTTTCGGATCTGACAATAAACCAAGAAGGGTTGGACTGGCCTTGGCCGGTGGCGGGGTGTCAGGTTCTGCCGGCATTGGTGTAATCCAAGCGCTGGAAGAAGCCGGAATTACGGTGACTCATGTTGCGGGCACCAGTTCGGGAGCTATGGTTGCCGCACTCTATGCGTACGGTTATTCCGTCGAAGACATGAAACTGGCAATGCCGCGATTTTCCAAACGGCATCTTGATTACAACTGGAAAGCCATCCTTGCCAAAATCCTGATGAGACGACCCTACCTGGACGGATGGATCAAAGGGGAGCGCCTGCAATCCCTTATCACTGAGTTGACCGACGGACAACCGCTTTCCGCTCTGCGTGTGCCCTGCGGAATTGTCGCCACCGAGCTTCGAACCGGGCAACCTGTAGTATTTTCCCAAGAACCGGTACCCGGCTACCGAACAGAATCAGATATCACCATAGCCCAAGCGGTCTTAGCAAGTTGCTCAATTCCCGTAATCTTTCAGCCTGTACGGTGGAACGGCTACATCCTCACCGACGGCGGCGTGTCATTAAACTGTCCCGTCCGTTTGGTTCGGGCACTGGGCGCGGAACGGGTGATCGCCGTCGATACGGTAACCGCTTTTGCCAACAGCGATGTCGGGCAGCTACGATCCGGCCTTTCAATCTTCGCCCATGTGATCAACCTGAACCTGCGAGATCAAATGGCGCACGAGCATCAATATGCGGATCTCTCCCTGCATCCTCATGTCGGATATGTGGGAGCGCTTGACTTCCATAAGGTGGAACAGTGCGTGGAGGCGGGGTACCATTATGCAAGGGAGCGGATGGATGAGATCTTGACCGCTATCTAA